From the genome of Bacteroidales bacterium:
ATATAACCGCAATATCTAAAATATCTCTGAACAGGTTTCGGCAAAGTCGCAATATGTTTTTCTTTTATGGTTTCTGTTGGAAAGTCAGAATACTTTTCAACATCAGTTCTAATTTCCGATAAATAAAGGTTTTTCAGTGAGTTGCAGCTTGTCATCATAAGTACTCCTATTATTATTATTTTTCTAATTCATTTACAAACTTTACAATTGCTTCATAGTCAATCTCTGATATGCTTTCCTTAGAACCCGAAATTTTCTTGACAAGAATTCTTTCAAAAAAATTCATTTTATCTAAATTATATTCATACCCCAATAGTGCAGTACCTAATGCATGTCTGCGAAGATCTTCAGAAAACGCATTTTTAAATTGCTCAATAGACTTATCACCAGTCTCCATACAACACAGAAACAATCCCAATGTTTTTGTCAAAAGAATGCTTTTGTTCGACTCGCAGAATTTTTTTGTTTTTTTATGTACAGTAGCCATGTGAATTGAGCCTCCGATTATTATTCTGTCAAAAGTCTCAATATCCTTAATCTTGTCTTTGCTTATATTTATCAATTCGGTTTCACCTGAATTGAGCTTATCGGCAATTATTCTTGCTACTTTTTCAGTAGTTCCATGTTTAGATATGTAAATAATTACTGTTTTCATTTTTTCTGCATGACGCACAACGTTAAATTGTTTGAGTAGTGGCAGATTGTGGGCTTCTTATCTATCAAACTGCTACGCTGTTTGAGAGAACTAAAGACCTTGATATTTACCCCATTTCCTGCCATTAC
Proteins encoded in this window:
- a CDS encoding flavodoxin domain-containing protein codes for the protein MKTVIIYISKHGTTEKVARIIADKLNSGETELINISKDKIKDIETFDRIIIGGSIHMATVHKKTKKFCESNKSILLTKTLGLFLCCMETGDKSIEQFKNAFSEDLRRHALGTALLGYEYNLDKMNFFERILVKKISGSKESISEIDYEAIVKFVNELEK